Below is a window of Musa acuminata AAA Group cultivar baxijiao chromosome BXJ3-11, Cavendish_Baxijiao_AAA, whole genome shotgun sequence DNA.
TATCACAGAACCAAAATAAGGGGAAGTTCCAAAAACAAGAGTTACAATTACCTCACTTGTACCGGATACCAATTCCTCGGGAATCCGTTGCTGTTCAACTTTGTGGTTTATGATCTTAGACCCACTACCACCAAGTTGAACCTTCAAGACTCTACAAATAGTACCTCGTAGGTCAAGAGCATAGTATACGCCATCTTCATTCCTGCTTAGCCAGAGGTCCTCATTAGTAACAAACAATCATTTATTATGAGCATTGAAAGAAGTCTTCTTGTGAAGGATGAAAAATAATTCCTTTTATAAAAGACAATTAAACTAGTTCTATATTTTGGTATCTACATTGAAGTATTAGTATTTGTTCGACTTTGAAGATCCAACTTCTATTGTTTACTCAATAATGAACTAACTAATTATTCTGTTTATCTACTCTAATGTGTTGTAAATACTTAAAACTCCAAACTTCAAGAGTATAATTAAGTAATAGCATCTCTTACGTAGATCAGTgataatatttttgttttgaaTTTCATTTTTttcaggtttacaataataattcGATTGGTCACTTTTTTTGCATTTGCTCAAGTTAAATCAAGAATGACATACTAAGTGGACAGACTCAAAGCCGACAAACACTGTTCTTTCGATTCCCTACTAGCATTTAGTATTCAATGCATATATTTGAAGATCTACTATATTAAAAGAACACACACCAAGCAATATGCAATTTAAAATCCAATCCAAACTCATCAATAATAAAGATATTAAAAGGCAAATACATTTAGAAATAAATCTAACGACGACCTAAAAAAGAAAACGAAAAGGCTATAAAAGCAACGAAAATAATAATACAACAACCTTCTTTCCACGGACAAAAGACTAACTGTGTTCAAGTATAACACCAATAACTAAGAACCACGCGAGGACATTTTACCAATGCAAGAATTAAAGCTCATATCTAAATCACGGAGAAAAGATAAGAGTCGCATCGATATAGGAATCCGGGCAGAAACAAGAACACCCAAAACACTCCAAGATCTTTATCCACACGAGAGAAAGAAGAAACCCAAGCAGGAACCTAAACGGACAAAGTAAAAACGACGGATGGACATCAAGTAGAGGAGCGGGAGGCGATTACCCGTCCGGCAGTGTATCGACGAAAGTGAGCAGCATCTTGAGCTTACTCCCGCCATCGGAGGCGAGCCCAGCGTGCATCTCGACGACCATGGCGTCCACCACCTGGCGCAGCTTCCAGACCGGGGTGACACAGTCCTCCTCGAACTGCCCCACCACCCCAACCACCCGCGCCCACCGCCACCAGCTCCGCGCCCTCCGCCCCACCAGCGCCGCCGCGATCGCGCACGTCACCACCGCGCACCCCACCGCCACTCCCAACCCCACTCTTCCCATCCCGATATCTCCCGCTCCCAACTGGCCACTCACTCCCCCCACCGACCGGCACGGCCACCACCGGCGGTGGAGTCCGGCTATCGCCGGCCCAAGTGAGAAGAGAAATGGAACAGAAAAGGCGACCGCTAAAGAGAGGGATAGAGAGgaacgcagagagagagagagagagagagaggttttatTTAGTTACGagtgtgtttttctttttatttatttatttatttatttgtttgtttgAAGGGCACTGAAGTGTAAATTTTAAAGTTAGCGTGCGGGCTCCGTGCCCGTTCCTTTTCCCAGTCAATTAAATGACGGATCTGCCCCTACTTTCCTCGCGAAATGCCTGATGTGGACGGTTGTTTTGACCTCCATTACCCCTTTTCACTGCCCTAAGCTTGCGGGGTGGAGCGAGCAATGCGAGGGTAGAAAGGGAAAACGACGCTGCGGCTCGTTCACAGTGCCGGAATAAAACAACAAACGCGGAGGAACGGCGACGGGAGCTGCGTATTCTGATATGAGCTGCACCCTTCCCCCACTCCCCGCTGTCGTCCCCGCGGTGTCACCCGCGTCGACGTCCAAGAAACACGTGGAGCAGCGACGGGGTCCACCGGAAAGGAACGTCGGGTTTCCGCTGGTTGATTTATTTGATGCTGCCGTACGAGACAGCTGTCCTCCGCTAGTTCCAGCTAAACCCCGCTCAGAGCCGTACGATCCTATCTGTTCGTCCCCGACGCCCCCCCCCAaaacaagaaacaaaaacaaaaacaacagCTGGTAATATTAATTATTactactataatatatatatatatataagaaataattttagatccctcgaaaggtttttcttatagaaataatgataattattgcTTTTATTTACAGGCAACAATAACCATAATGCAAAATTAACTTGTTTTAAGTTGATATAACGTTGATTGCAAATATTGATTGATAGATGATGAGGGGGAACGACAAGCGAGTAACTCGATGACATGTCACCCTATAAATTTTATAACACCCCCTGATTAGTTCTACATCGGAAGTGGACaatattaagattgatttataaggatctgatgagtgtattactatcgATTTTAATTTAAGTATTTTAATCAATAGTttggaccaaacgaagttgatatacTAGTTAGTCCATTAaacccgggtcatgacatttggtatcagaaccgaTCTAACATTTAGACAGGGTGAAAGGACGGGGGCTCGAATAAAAAAGAACTACTAGTAGACGGAGTAACATTTGGGTAGGAAATTAATTCTTTAATTTTATTTGTTGATAACCAAAATCTCAAATAACATTAATTGTTATAAGTATTTACTATTTTTTGAAACTATTAATTAGTTGTAAGAATTTTAATGGTTGATTGTAAGGTTTTTGAGAGTAAATCTGTTTCCACGCTTTTGCTTTGTTAAAGAAATATTATAAGCATAAACTTCGCATTATGTCTATATCATGAATAAGAGGATAAAAAGATGTGTCCCAAATTCGACCTGATTCCGATCAATTTACGAAAAGAATATTCTGATTCAGTCTTATTCCAATGCCAAAGCTAGTCAAATTGTGGGCAGTGGAACATGCAATTAAGTAGTCATCACTATGGACTAGTGTTTTGTGGATGGGGGTCATTCGCCTTCATGTCATAATCTGGGCATCACTCTAGTAAGTATGACATGTTCATGGCACGATTGAGGGCACGTCATGCATGACGAACTCATTACCAAAACTCCAAtataattaaatagaaataataagCAATAATTGATGAATGGAAGGAACATAGAACTGTATCGAGATGCATGAAATGTGCCGGTTGATAACATTAGCACATGATAGCCCAGACCTGCACACACGAAAGTTACAGATTGTGTTTTAGATCAATGGAGTAGCCAAATGAACATTTGACCAAGTCATGGAGATTTGGGTATCACACTTTGATCAGCAAGTTCAAGCTCAGAAACTTCACACAATCTATGCCACCAACTTGAACAAGCCTGATCTTAATGGAAGAGCTATAATCTGATCCACATGAAGCATTATGAGTAGCAAATTAGGGCTTCATTTACatcaatcaatttgagaaaaggcAACACAAGTGCTTATTTGATGGAAAAGTCTGTTCTCTCTATTCTCTTCCCTTCCCTTCATATGATCAGTCAAATATTTCAGGAATCACATACTTAGTGCAAGAATCAGCATACTTCCAGCACAAAAAATAGGTCAGAAAATATGAGATTGATATTACTTACAGAATTATTTTACAAATTTGAATGTCACATGCGAGAGAGTCGGAGACCACCTATACAACTCATATCCAATGATGCATTTTCCATTTAGTAGTACTGAACGATACAGACAACACTACAGTAATACAAGAAAAAATTTTGATGACCTGGTAAATGTTACAAGCATGGCCCGATTCATTTGTAGGGAATATGAGGGCTGAAATTTTCATCTTTGGGAGCAAGTAATTGTATGTACAGAGTGATAGGTTATCTGCTAAACCTCTCTAACTAAATCCGGCAAGCATCCTCAGCAAATGGAGCATCAAACACCTACACATTTTTCCCAAGTGCCATATGTTGAGCTGAAGGTACCTCCGCCAGTCTGTTGTGCATATTCTACCAGTACTTTATGGGCACAGGCATCCCATGTCCTTGCCAGTTCTCCTAGTGAGACCAGCTGTGATAGGCCTCGGAGAGAATTGTTGAACCTTGACCTAGCCTTGATAGATAGATCTTCAGATTCCCTGCTACATGGTCGAAAAAAGGGGGGGGTGGGGAGAAGCAGGTTACTTTCCTGTTGTGTCCCCAATGTAAGCTTATAGATGATACTTAGCATCGTCTTACCTTTGGTCATCTGGAAGCTCGTCCAAAAGAACAGGTGAACATTTTGGATAACTAGCAGGAACAAGCAAATTCAAAGGCTGAATTCGACTCTGGATGaccaaaaagaacaaaaaagaatgaGAGAAACATGAACACTAAATGCAGCTCTTATGTACATTATCTGCACATGATACTATCTGATTGAAGCTCACCATAGTATATGAAGATTTTGAGATTGGAGATCGAATCAAAGGAGTGAAGAAAAATTTCACAATTGTTCCTTTGCCGTTCGAAGCAGCAGATATCGGATCGGTGTCCACATCACTTATTTTTATCTCTGTACCAATTAGCCGTTGGTTTATCTCCCTGATCTCTTCATGTAAAGCATGATTCATCTGCAGTTAGACATAGTGCTGAGATTTAATGGAACCAAGAAATGCCAGGGTAAGCAGTGCACCAAtaggaaagaaatatcatattaTGAACGGAACACTTGGAATAGAAGAGAAGTTATTACAACAAGGGAAGAAACAGAGGAAACAGTTTAGAAGCAATGAGTTTCTTTTTTAAAGAATCAGAAACAGATTTATCTTGGTTTAGTGTACCAACTAGAAACACATCATTTATATCTGCATTGAACAAGGATACAGCTTTTCATAAGAATGAGTTCTTTTTCTCTTTCAAACTTTGTATGGAATCAACAGATCCCACAGATACTAGATGAACGGATCATACTTGCTTACCCATATGTGTGCATGTGCACATATGTACAGAGGGAAGAGTGTTCAACTGATGAAATATCTTCAATGCACTCAGGAGGATGGGACCACAGAAGGATTTAGTTCATCACCATCAAATGACAACAAACACCAGTAACATGCAACTAGAATAGTTTGTTTCGATAACATTTTGATATAATCTTTAAATGACACTACCAGAAAGAATAAGTTATCAGTACAttttgatatacatatatataattgtgAAACATATAGGTAGGTCAGataaatccaaatccaaatccaatggtTAAAAATGGCTACGAATGGGAAAGACATTGGTGCCTTGTAGGTGATGATATGCATAGCTATATAGCAACAATCTTGTAGTTCTATGTAAATATCTCCATACACTAAATGCTAACAACAGGTTTCACAATTATGCACACATCTACAAGGGCAATGTTCCTTTTCTTTAATTGCTGAAGGATAAAAGAGTTCAGGATTACTCTTTAGGCTTCAAAAGTTCAAATTTCTAAACTAATTAATCTTTGAATGAGTAACATACAAAAGAGAACTGAAAAAGTAGTTCAAGCTCTATTTGAAACTACAAAGGATCTAAGAAATCAACACCCTAAGAAAATAGCCACAATTGGCGAAAGGCACTGGTGCATCTACGGAAAATTATATGCATAAATATACTGCAACAGTCTTGTTATATTCAAATATCTTTGTGCACATATGCTAACAACAGGTTTCACAATTATGTGCACATTTTCAAAGGCAATTGCCTTGTTTACAACACCTGAAAGATGAAAGGGATTAGGATTACTCTTTGGGTTTCAAAAGTGGAAATTATTGCTTCAGAGTAACCATACATGAAAGAAGAATTAAGCTTTAAATGCATATACATATGACTTTAGAAGAGAGCTGAAAAATGAAGTTCATGATATACTTGAAACTACAAAGCATCTACAAATTTGGAATCACAAGGCAACTAAGAAATCCACACCAAAGCAAATGATCGAGAGAAGTCATTCAATTAAAAAACAGAATAAGCATATCAGGAAAATACTTTGCTATGAAATCAAATGCATAATATCGAACCTCAACTTTCGGCCGCTTAACTCGTGATGTCACAGTCAACTGTAATTCAGATGTATCAACAGTATAGGTTTGTTTATCTCTATCATTTACACTTCCAGCAGATGACAGATTGTTCAAGGGCATGGCACTTGTGTCACGGTTCCTTTTTTTGGTGATTAAATTTTCACCAACTGCAGCCCTAGAACCATTTTCTGTTTCTGAACCTGGTATCCTGTCTGTCATGCTAACAACAGACCTGATATCGTTAACAGCAGAACTAAGAGTTGTGGGTGTTGATGATCGTATCTGAAAGAACTTCATTCATGTTAGGGGTCGGTGATACATAAAACTCGAGCACAAATGCATTGATGCTGTTAAGCAAATAAGAATTAAGTGACATGTTTAAATAAATGCAAGAGAACTAGTTGAATCAATAAATTCATAGCCAAAAGAGAGAAAATTAGGCCTTCATTTTAAATGCAAGAGAATGATATCATGATGCAGTCATACAGCAATTTCGTCAAGTGgaagaatattttcttttttatttaaaatttaccaATAACACAATTTAATTATACAAAGATCAGCCCTTAAAGAAGTTGGTCCATACAGAAATTCATCAAGCTCCacaaaaacattttttttatgTTGACATTCATGGAACATTAAGTTGTCCTTTCACTTATTAAGTTTTTTTATGATGCTTCGAAGCTTTCTTAAGATAAAATCAATATGGACAACTTGtttattcatagcatatcaccatTGTCCTTTCAGCCAATTTAAAGTCCAACAAACTGATAATATTGAAAAGCTATTAGATCATGAGGGTGAATATACATGAGATGCAATGCAAATGTTAGGAAGACAATGGCACTACATGAAATGATGTATAGGGTAACTACAGTGATATTCTAATGAAGATAATCCAACATTAATATACAAAGAAATCCGAAGAATAAACTCAGAAAGAAAATTGGTCTCCAAATTTAACCACAAATCATCAGTTGACAGCTTGCTACCTATTGTAATGCTTTTGCAACCACAGAATATGAATGACTTATTAGAATTCAAAACTAATCCACAAAAGCACTCCAGTCTTTGCAAATATTATAAGGAGCATGGGGTCCACAGATTGTGATGGCTAGATATGATTATGGTTGTGGTGGTTCAGCTTGCAGAAGAAAGCTAGTGCTAGCCTGTCAGTCTGTCAGCTATAAGTAGAGGCAGCTAGGGTGTGTGCAGCAGCAAGGTAAGGAGAAAACAATTCTAAGAAAGAGAAGGTGGCGAGAAAGGAGAAAATAAACCagagcataatcaaaattttgtaGCTACACAGCAGAAAAAAGAAGCTGAAAGAAAACTGACCATGCTCAAAATTTTGAAATGGTCATGCGAGAAGAGGCTGATAGCCATTTACAAAGAATTTCACTAATATTTTACATAATCATCCATCGGAGAAATTACAACCAATGGGTTGGTAagagcaaaaataattaaaaaagtgATCACTCTTAATTTGACTAATAGTATTTGTCCTAAAGAGCTAAGTAATGAGTAAAGATCCATATAGTTGGTCCCAAATAATTGTGACATCGTGACTTCTTGttgtaatttaaaaataatctgACAAAAAGAGAAACAACCCCAAAGCTCACCTGCTCAAAATTATATCAATAACCCAATATACTTATTACAAAAGAAACATAAGTACCAACTGTACAATAATTTAACCAGATGAAAACTACATAAAACGCCTGAATCCATCCATATAACATCCAAAAAAGAATCTGAAAACATCACAGTATGTGGCACAATCCATCTTGAATCCACCACAAATACTCCAACTACCCAAAGGTTCCTAGGACTTGGTGATCCTGGGAAATGTACACAACAAACTCATCATTTTGGCCATCATTTTCATCCTAGGCTGTGACAAGGCATGTCTTTGTTATCATTCCATGTCATACCATGATAATATTGTGAAGCATAGATAAAAATGTAGTACCAGCTTGTTTTATTTTCCATCAAGGTGTTCTGGCACTTTGCCAGACATGAGAGCAAAGCACCCAACAATAATAATTGTATCCTACCCTGCAAGCACCTAACCAAATATGCAGCCAGAGTGTTCCACCTTGATCCTTAATTTAGACTTTAATGCATAAACTACCTCAGATAAAGTATACACAAAGGACATGCTTGGTCTAATTATCACATATTGTTCTTGTAACAGATCTCTGCATATAGCATGCAACAACAATCAATTTGATCTTCTCAGTTGACCATAATTCTATTTGATATATCATTGTGGACATTGATGATACAGGATATATAGTAGAGCTGAGACCTAAATAGCAGTATAAATAGGGTTGACAATGGCTTTTTGCTCATGATAGCCAACTTCCATGTCAAAATCCAAATCAAGACACTGGTGTAGACTTCTTTACTTGCATCAAATTCTTTGATGCCTTTTCTATAACTCTTTAGTGAAACTTGTGCAATCAACGTATCTAAATGAAAATTCCGGTGCATGAGGCTGCCTTTATTGTGGAGTCTGGAGAGGGCTAACGTTCGCAATCTTACCACAATAGAAATAGGTTTAAGGGTTTGACAAAGACCACATGTTCTAGCCATGCAGGTGTAAAGAATGACACCAATATAAAGCTTGACGTCATGCCAAGGGTGTGCCAACACACCTTTTGCCAGACATGAGCATGTGCCAATCACCACAAGCCTCACCTGAGCAATGCAGGGATATGTGTCGGTAATCACCAACAAGGCCCAAGTTCATGACATTGAAATTCTTGGCTGATAAGCACTAAAATTCAATGAGTCTCAAATTTATAAAGCTATCAAGGGCTACAGCATGATATTTTGGCTACGTGAAGTGCTACATTCCAAATGGAATGGGTCAAATTTGACCATCCTGACTGGCCAGTAAAGAACTTGCTGGTTTAAAATGACCTGTCGGCTATATGGATTGGGCCTAAATGACAACTGAAGAACCATTAACGGTTTGGATAAAGTTAGGATAACGAATTCCATACAACATTGTAAGGAGTCTTGCATCCACACCGCAGGCCATGTTGGGTATGTTTTACATGTTTATGAGACTCCTTGACTGTACTGTCCCAATATCAAATGGTAAATTAGTATAACATGCAGTTCTGTTTCATAATTCCAAGATTTTAATTATAATGTTCTAATATCTTATTATATGCAAATATAATAAGAGTATTTAtagtgattctaaaacttcttagGACTTATGTTCCAACATTTGACAACAAAATAACTGTGAtactaatttattttaaattatcctTCTCGTAGATGCCCCTCTGTTGTTATCACAACTAGACACTCAGATACATTTACATGTCTATTTGATGTTGACTCTGACACATCTACCCATGATATATCAGTACCTTCAATAATTTTATTAGATACCAATAATATAAATTATCCTTCCCCTACATGTCCCTCTGTTGTTTTACAACTTTGTCAAATTAGACACTTAGATGCATTTAAATGTCTATTTGATGTCAATTCTGACATATCTACTCATCATGTATCAGTCCCTTCAATAATCTAAAACGCAAATGTCAACACTACTTAGTTGTATCTTGTGTCAAAAATAAAATACTACCAAGAGTCTAAAATGATATTTAGCTCTATCTTGCCTCAAAAATTATTACTAAAAACATATCTTTTGCAGTAGGATCTAACGCAATTGACAAATGTGAAAAATATCCTGGAGCATTGGAAGTAATAGATTCTTATATTAAATTGAATCAAGATGCCTTTATTGCTTGGTATTTGTAATTTCTTCCAATTTCATGAAAAAATTTTAGCTTCAGACaggatctaatatcaatatatgcaTGCTCTATATCCGACATAAAATTAAGAGTCTGTGTAACTTTTCGGCATCAAGAACATTTCGAGGTGGATCAATTCGGTTGTCCTGTTGTCTATATAAGTTAGTCTCTAGAACATTCCTACCCACAATCTCTGTTTCAACATTAGCCTATGATGGTAAGCTGTggaagaaagaaaattctatTGAACATTTTCTGAATACTAGAAGAGCTCAAAACAAAATTTTAATATCCCATTTGACACTATTTATAAGGAGACCATGCAAACTACCCCATCTTTTTAAAGAACAACTTcgttataggagatatatcagtTGTCTTGTGGCAAGGAATAGACTATTCCATCTTGCAACTCTATCCAcctcaataaaataaaattgacttCTGGATTGACCCAGGACTGCTAAATATGAGGTGAAAAGTAAGAATTTACAATGATCTACTTAGAACAGGATATGGACTACTAATTCTATAACTATGATGTTATTAGACAAGAGATCAGCTCTATCATTCACTATGTAATATGGTATTACCCACAATTATCTAAACCGATTAAACCAAGATATGATTCAAATCAAGGATTGTAGTTTTGTATCAGGGTACTGTACATGCCATCGGTACCAGTGTACCATGTGGTATCGGTGTATCGACACAAGATACACCAATCCATaccgaagaggaaggaagaagaaagagaagaggaaggaggaggaagaggaaggaagaagataaTGTGGTTGCAGAAGAGGACGCAATGGAGAAAAAGGAGGAAGAGCAAGAAAGAAGAGGACGtggtggaggaaggaggaagaggggaaggaatAATAGgggatggtggaggaagaggatgaagagataggaagaagaggaggacgaggaagGAGGAAGTGGTGAAATAAAAGGAggcgaaggaggagaagaggaagtaTACCTAAGGTCAGTGGCGCATGGTGGGCAACGAGGAGGAGGTCACTGACAGGCTGCAGGTTAGCCTTATTACTAATGTAATTGCCACTAGCTACAATATGAGTACCAATATATTATTTTCTGCAAGGGCATCTCTGAACCctgttattttaaaattttcatgtagtTCAAACTACATCCTACAACTCATGCTTTACTTCAACCAGATAGAAAGATATGCATGATTGTGAGACATGACTCTGTTGCCACTACATTCAGTTGGTTTTAGAGCAGTTGTTTAAACAGATAGCACACCAATAAATAGGTCAGAAGTTCAGACTTCTCACCTTATACAAGGTAAAAAAGGATACATACCAATGACTTCATCTACCAAGTTACTGTATAAGTATGtacaagattcataaaaagaacaaaagaaagatTACTGACCACTTCTATTAAACGTTCGAGAGGCTTTTCTGTTGTACTTGCTTTCCCAACAACCAGATTTGGAATATCATTCTGATTGCCATCTGGACTGGTAAATTCTGCCAACAAAGGTGACGCTGTTATTCCAGGTGTCGTGACAGTGAATGATTGAGCCTCAGAAGGTGCTACAGCTGCTTGTTGATGCTCAATGTTTCCTGCATTTGGTAGTGACATAACACCAGAAAGTTGTTTCTCATTTGCTGGAACAGGAGAGAGGGTTATAGAAGTGGAAGGAGATGGAATGAATGGTGACTCAGCCGACTGCAAGGGGGTTCCAGATTTTATTTGAGATGGTAGGAGACTCTGCTGATCACTTTGAGGAGAATGGCAAGAAATATGGGGGGATGAAGCTTGAAAGTCTTGAGGGAATGAAAATGGAAAAGAAGCACCTGATTTTATTTGCTGATAGTAACTAGGGTGTTGGCTAGTGGAGTAATGATGTGGATAAAGTCCCGGCTTAATGTCAGGGCCTTGTCCCAACTTCAACTCATTGACTTCATTTGTTTGATTAAGCTGTGGCACCTGGTGCACTGGTGTCTGTGGTGCTTGTGGTTGATTTTTCTGTTGCTGTTGATGTTGTAGTTGCTGTTGCTGCAGGAGCCGCTGCTTCTGAAATAGTTGTGGCAATTGATGTTGTCGTAATTGCTGCTCTAATTGGTGATTATGATTCAGGTGGTGCTGCTTTTGTTGTTGTTCCTGCTGCTTAAAATGCTGCTGCTGTTGTGTTGCACTAGAACTTGGTTGCTTGGTATTGGCATGGTATTGCTCTATCAAGCCATCTGACATAGCATTAGCAGTCGTCTGTTGAGGAACATTAACAAAACTTTGCCCAGATATCAATCCACCTTGTTGTGTGGATGCAATTGCTCCCTGCTGCAATGACCTAAAAGAACTCCCTTGGACAGTCTCAACCATAGAATCAGTCTGTAATGCACTTGTGATTTTCTGTTGAGCTGTTGTAACACCAGCATCTGATAAAAGTATAGAACCATGTTGCAAGCCTGGAACAGCAGCTGGCTGCATCGAAGTTGTTGAACCTTGAAGATTTATTTGCTGTTTTGTACGATTGTCATGTTGTCCAGGAACTTGAGATTGATGAGGCATGAATTGAGAATGTCCACCAGGATGCTGGAATTGTTGCTGTCCAGGTGCCCGTGAAGGAGCAACATTTATCTTATTTAAAGCTAGAATATTTATTATTTGTTTCTCATACAGAGGAATTTTGTCCTTCAAATCAGGATCAATATTGCTCTTGGAAAATTGCAAAACTTGTAATATATGCTCTAGCATGATCTTAAaacgtttccttttctcaaacaaTTCTGATGTCTTTGCAAATGACATAAGAACTTCATGCTGAAAAAACATAAAAAGTCTTTGAGCAAGTTTCATTTTATGTTCAGAAATTCTGTGAATCTTAAAAGAAATTCAATGCAGAAACCAATAATTGAAGAACCTGCTGAAATTTCATCGCAATCTTTTGGTAAAGTTCACTCAATTCTGCAAAGTACAGCTCTTTCATGGATTTTATCTGCCCACACAAAAGAGacaaataatatttcattacaaagctcAACTAATACAACTTTGATGTAGTTTCATCTCATACTTTGGTAAATATGTACTAAACACACATTAACCATACCcacctgaaagaaaaaaaaagggaatcggTAAAGCAATTGCAAAATAATTCAACTTTCACCAAATCCAAACAAATGCAGTTCAAGGCCTT
It encodes the following:
- the LOC135652878 gene encoding mediator of RNA polymerase II transcription subunit 15a-like — protein: MEANRWRPVREEASAATSDGNSADWRAQLDPRARQRVVEQIMEALEMPMLVSEPEDLYGLQKIALEFEEKIYTSAANQDDYVRKISLKMVSIKNKPQHSTSINPSMSNRTVTNQNSADPDLSQPNVSGVSQTSNLQNMALISQNSANNSLGQAAVPDILTDTEGRMQGWRQQQHLSQNRYLYQHQTTQLQYSQQPSMQMASCFQSGQSAIQLTQPGAIQSAVQPGLQQNQQNSVQQSVLPLLQQYPQSDARQRQQPQRTMQQQQHPTSAFQQSNLAMHQHQHSNVQQTHLLGKQASVTEMQQQPQRMAVPQNYHFSMQWVQHLLNQQNFLLDQQQQLGTQSNYNYSGLQQQQQIHGSVYNVSNVQPQQCPMHMPQPPSAMPQTQGQQHEHQSSQQQLLSQFKSQPVPLQQPLVKQHSSSLQPATQQRVQGSGTPSFTTQAGHIDDVDWKEEIYQKIKSMKELYFAELSELYQKIAMKFQQHEVLMSFAKTSELFEKRKRFKIMLEHILQVLQFSKSNIDPDLKDKIPLYEKQIINILALNKINVAPSRAPGQQQFQHPGGHSQFMPHQSQVPGQHDNRTKQQINLQGSTTSMQPAAVPGLQHGSILLSDAGVTTAQQKITSALQTDSMVETVQGSSFRSLQQGAIASTQQGGLISGQSFVNVPQQTTANAMSDGLIEQYHANTKQPSSSATQQQQHFKQQEQQQKQHHLNHNHQLEQQLRQHQLPQLFQKQRLLQQQQLQHQQQQKNQPQAPQTPVHQVPQLNQTNEVNELKLGQGPDIKPGLYPHHYSTSQHPSYYQQIKSGASFPFSFPQDFQASSPHISCHSPQSDQQSLLPSQIKSGTPLQSAESPFIPSPSTSITLSPVPANEKQLSGVMSLPNAGNIEHQQAAVAPSEAQSFTVTTPGITASPLLAEFTSPDGNQNDIPNLVVGKASTTEKPLERLIEVIRSSTPTTLSSAVNDIRSVVSMTDRIPGSETENGSRAAVGENLITKKRNRDTSAMPLNNLSSAGSVNDRDKQTYTVDTSELQLTVTSRVKRPKVEMNHALHEEIREINQRLIGTEIKISDVDTDPISAASNGKGTIVKFFFTPLIRSPISKSSYTMSRIQPLNLLVPASYPKCSPVLLDELPDDQRESEDLSIKARSRFNNSLRGLSQLVSLGELARTWDACAHKVLVEYAQQTGGGTFSSTYGTWEKCVGV